The Desulforegula conservatrix Mb1Pa genomic sequence ATCCTGTTTCATCATTCCTTTTTCCACGATCAAACAGTTCTGAGGCATTCTGTTCAAGCTCTTTCTTCCAGGCTGATATCTGATTGGAATGCACACCAAACTGATCGGATAATTCCGAGAGGGTTTTGTCTCCCTTCAAAGCCGCTAACGCCACTTTAGCCTTGAATGCTGGTCCG encodes the following:
- a CDS encoding helix-turn-helix domain-containing protein, which gives rise to MAKGIRRNHGPAFKAKVALAALKGDKTLSELSDQFGVHSNQISAWKKELEQNASELFDRGKRNDETG